DNA sequence from the Deltaproteobacteria bacterium genome:
TTGCCTGGGCCTTGGCCATCTTGGTCGCGCCGACATTGGCGCCGCAAATCAGAACATCCGTCTTGGCGTTGACCGCGCTCTGGACCAGGGCGCCCAGGGCGCGGGCCTGTTCCTGCATGTCCTCGCGACTGCCCCGCGCCATCTTGCCGGTAAAAACCACATGTTTGCCGGCCAGGGGGCTGGTGGCGGCGACCGGACCACGGGCCGCGCCGGACCGGATGATGTGAAAACCCAGGTCCAGCAAATGGCGCAGGGTCGGCGCCAGACGCGCCAGCCCTCGCACGATGGACCCGGCCGTGATGGCCCCGAATCCGTACAGAGCCTCGATCTTGTCCTGGGTCAGATCCGGCAGGGCCTCCAGGGGAAAGGCCTCCAGCAGCTTGCGGCTGTCGCCCTTGCCCAGATCCTCGATGCCGAGCGCGGCCAGAAAACGCCAGTCCTCGACCTCGCGCGTGCGGCTCAGATAGATGGCCTCGGCCAGATTGGCCGACTGCACCGGCCCAAAACCCATGGCCCGAAAATCGTCCTCGCCCAAGTCATAGACCTTTTCCAGACTGTCATAGCCGGAAGCGACGAGCTTTTCCACGGTTTTACGGCCAAACCAATCGGCGTTGCCCAGGGTCTTGAACCAGTGCTCGATGGTCTGCACGGTCTGGTCCGGGCAATGCGCGTTCGGGCAGAGTAAAAAATCGTTCTCGCGAACCAAAGCCGTGCCGCAGGATGGACAGGTTCGGGGCAGGTCCACATGGGCGGCGACGAGCACGTCCTCGATCTTGGGAATGACCTCGCCGCTGCGGATGATCTCAACCTCGGCCCCCGGTCCCAATCCTTTTTTTTGCAGCAATCCGGCGTTGTGGGCCGTGACACGGCGGATGGTCGCTCCGGACAGGTTGACCGGCTCGATGAGCAACACGGGCGTGACCTTGCCGGTGCGCCCCACCTGCCAGACCACCTCCTCCACCCGGGTCAGGGCCGTTTCGCCCTTGCGCTTGACCGCGATCTGCCAGCGATAGTGATGGCTGGTCGCGCCCATGGTCCGACGCACGTCCTCGTCCAGCACCTCCACGACCATGCCGTCCAGGGGATAATCGACCCGGGCCGAGAGCTCATCCGTGATGGCGTCCATGCGGGCCAGCAGCTCCGCGCCCGAACCCTCCCAGGACGGCAGCTTGCTGTAGGGCACGAAATGGACCACGCCGTCGGCCAGGGCCTGCCTGGCGAGGTCGTTCACGGTGTCCGACGACACGATACCCACGACCAGATTACGCGGATGCTCGAATTTTCCGGCCAGATGTTCCTGGAAATAGCTCTGTTTGATGACCATCTCGCCCACGCCCCGGCCCCGACCGCCAAGGGGGATCATGCCCTTGGCAAAGGCCGAGCTGACCTCGTAGCCGACCTCGCCGTTGCCGCGCGTGACGAAAACCGTGCCGTCGTCGCGGCCGGCCAGCCCGTCCAACTTGGGCGTGACCCGAAAGCGGACCCCGGTCACGCCGATTTCACCCGCCTCCTTGGCCACACGGGTCACGAACCGCTCCAATTCCTCGGGCGTGTACGCCTTTTCCGTGGACAACATGGGCGCGGGATGACGCACCTCGCGCTTGCCGCCAAAGGTTTCGGGTTCGACCCGGTTCAGGAAGGGATGATCCGGCGCGAGTTCGCGCAACCGGGCCACGAGCAGATCGTATTGGGCGTCGGCGACCACGGGCGCGCCGGCCCGGTAGGCGGCGTTGTATTCGATCAGGCGCTCGGCCAGACGATCGACCTCGGTGGGAAGATGCAGGGGCAGGGTCATGCGGAGAAACCGTCCTCTGGCTTGCTCACGGTCTGCAGGCCGGAAAAATTCTCGGGCGGGCCCACGGCGATGAGGGTATCTCCGGCCTCGATGAGCGTTTCCGGCAAGGGATTAAAGGTCATGCCGCCGTAATATTTCTCGACGGCGATGATGATCAGGTTGAAACGGGGCCGGATGCCGGAGGTGATCAGATTCTTGCCGACCAGCTCCGAGCCGGCCTGAACCAGAATTTCCTCCATCTGCAGATTGTGCCCCTGGATGGCCAGGTCCATGAAATCCGTGACCGTGGGGCGGAGCATGACCTGGGCGATGCGCTTGCCACCGATCTGATGCGGGGTCAGGACGCGATTGGCTCCGGCCCGCTCCAGCTTGGACACGGACTCGGGCCGGTCGGCCCTGGCGATGATGGTCAGGGCCGGATTGAACTGGCGCGAGGACAGGGTGATATAGACGTTCTCGGCATCCTGGCTGACACAGGCGAAAAGACCCTTGGCCCGCTCCACTCCGGCCGCGACCAGGGTTTCGTCGCTCGTGGCGTCCCCGGCCAGGAACAGAAAATTGTCCCGTTCCAGCTCGATCAACAGGTCCGGATCGCGCTCGATGACGACCACGGGCAGGTTCTCGCGCCGCATCTCCTCGGCCACCACGCCGCCAATGCGCCCGTAGCCGCAGATAATGTAATGATCTTCCAAGGAATCGATAATTTTCCGCACCTTCCGTTTCCCCCATAAATCCTGCAATCGCCCTTCGACCACCA
Encoded proteins:
- a CDS encoding DNA ligase; amino-acid sequence: MTLPLHLPTEVDRLAERLIEYNAAYRAGAPVVADAQYDLLVARLRELAPDHPFLNRVEPETFGGKREVRHPAPMLSTEKAYTPEELERFVTRVAKEAGEIGVTGVRFRVTPKLDGLAGRDDGTVFVTRGNGEVGYEVSSAFAKGMIPLGGRGRGVGEMVIKQSYFQEHLAGKFEHPRNLVVGIVSSDTVNDLARQALADGVVHFVPYSKLPSWEGSGAELLARMDAITDELSARVDYPLDGMVVEVLDEDVRRTMGATSHHYRWQIAVKRKGETALTRVEEVVWQVGRTGKVTPVLLIEPVNLSGATIRRVTAHNAGLLQKKGLGPGAEVEIIRSGEVIPKIEDVLVAAHVDLPRTCPSCGTALVRENDFLLCPNAHCPDQTVQTIEHWFKTLGNADWFGRKTVEKLVASGYDSLEKVYDLGEDDFRAMGFGPVQSANLAEAIYLSRTREVEDWRFLAALGIEDLGKGDSRKLLEAFPLEALPDLTQDKIEALYGFGAITAGSIVRGLARLAPTLRHLLDLGFHIIRSGAARGPVAATSPLAGKHVVFTGKMARGSREDMQEQARALGALVQSAVNAKTDVLICGANVGATKMAKAQATGAAILTEDEYLRLIGADITIGGTV
- a CDS encoding potassium channel protein produces the protein MNQTRPRQSFWKRLWPDCARGFHGFTGLYLLVKFRFGSFFPLILGAGFLLAVFCYGMFIFMAIEGWSLLDSFYQVVMTLSTVGFMELHPLSDRARFMVSLLILMGVGSFAYLVGAFTQVVVEGRLQDLWGKRKVRKIIDSLEDHYIICGYGRIGGVVAEEMRRENLPVVVIERDPDLLIELERDNFLFLAGDATSDETLVAAGVERAKGLFACVSQDAENVYITLSSRQFNPALTIIARADRPESVSKLERAGANRVLTPHQIGGKRIAQVMLRPTVTDFMDLAIQGHNLQMEEILVQAGSELVGKNLITSGIRPRFNLIIIAVEKYYGGMTFNPLPETLIEAGDTLIAVGPPENFSGLQTVSKPEDGFSA